The segment TGCTACGGAATCGAAAACACTGTCGTTGACAAAGTAGGTCGTCGCCAGCATGCGACGCTGTTCGAGTGCCGAATAGGTGAAGCTTGAGTTGTTCGGTCTGCCGTGGCGTGAAATCGATGGCTGCTTCATGAGTCTGCAAAAAGCGTGGAAGGGGGAAGCTGTTGGGGGAATCCAGTATATCGACCGACAATCTGCGTTGCGCAGCGAATTTTGCGTTGCCGGAACAATACGCGTTTCTTCAAAATTTTAGGTGACTTAGAATGGAGCCGTCCGAACGTCCACGGAGGCACCTTTGAATCACCCCGCAATCATCTGTATCTTTCTGCTTTTCTCATGCCTCCTTGGCAGCGCTCTCAACGGCCCCGCATTGGCCCGGTCAATCAGCCAGTCATCCGAGGCTGCTGACTCAGCAGACGCTTCGATCGCTGATTCAGCGCTTGCTGACTCCATCGAGGGCAACGAAAAAGCCGCGCCACCGACGATCCTGAAAATGCTCTTTGGTGGCAACTTGCTGGGCATGGCGATCGTGTTTCTGATCCTGCTGCTGTCCGTGATCAGCCTGTTTGTGATCAGCGACAACCTGTGGCGGATTACGTCTTCCAAGCTGATCCCCGACAAAGTTTTGTCAGAACTCGAAGCGCGAATCATGCACGGCGACATCACGCCGGCGATGGAGATGTGTCGCCAAAAAGCCAACTACTCGATGTCGACCGAAATTATTCTTGCCGGCTTGCAGCGTTTTCAGTCCAGCGAGTTTGGCTATGCCGAATACCGCTCTGCGGTTGAAGAAGCGGGTGAAGACGTCACTGGTCGGCTGTATCGTCGCATTGAAGTTCTCAACGTCATCGGTGCCATCGCGCCGATGCTGGGACTGACTGGAACCGTGATCGGAATGATCGAAGCCTTCACTACGATTGCGTCGCTCGAAGGCATGGCTCGTCCTCAGGAGCTGGCCGGCGGCATCGGCCAGGCGTTAATCACGACGCTGCTGGGATTGCTGGTCGCGATTCCGACGATGGTGGCTTACAGCTATTTTCGAAACCGCATCGATTCGATCGTCGCGGAAGCTGGAAAGCGTATCGAGCAAGTCATGATGCCGTTGGGCCGCAAGAAACCCGGTGACACCTCGGGCCGCAAGAAATCCAAATGAAGCTCTCTCGCACACGACCACATCACACCCTCGCGTTCAACATGACGCCGATGATTGACATTGTGTTCCTGTTGATCATCTTTTTTATGACCGTTTCGCAGATCACTCGAACGGTGGACCATCCCGTGGAGCTTCCGCGAGTCGTCGAAGGCGCTTCAGAATCCAAAACGGCAACCGTTACGATCAACCTGAACGAAAAAGGATCCGTGATCGTCGCCGGCAAGGTGCTTTCACAGCAGGAAGTCGTCACTGCAATTCAGGCTCAGCTGGAAAAGATGGACAACGATCCGGACCGAATTCGAATCCAGATTCGCTGCGACCGAAACTGTCTGTCAAAGTTCGTGAACCAGTTGGTGAACCGGCTTTCGACGATGGGTTTCCGTAAAGTCCGCTGTGCGGTGGCAGACCAGTGAACTTTGTTGCCATTTGACGTCTCAGTAGCCAGTTTCCCGCAAAGACGTAGAATAAGAAAATGAAACTCAATAGCCGACATCGTCAAAACCATCGGCGGCTGGAGCTGTCGATGACCAGCATGATCGACGTCGTTTTTCTGCTGCTAATCTTTTTCCTTGTGACCACCACCTTTGTTCGCCCCGAACGACAACTTCTGTCGGCGATCCAGTCCAATGAACGCGAAGCCGCCAAACAGGAAACGCTGCTCGAACCGGCTTTGGTCGATGTTCGCAAAACCGGTGACAAAGTCGTGTATCGCATCGGCGCCATCACCACCGACAATGTCTCCGAAGTCAAACGCGTTTTGCAGGGATTCGAGAACAAATCAGAAGGAGCCTGGGTTCGCGTGGAGGACGACGTCCCGTTTGAGTTCGCGGCTCAGGCTGTCGGAGCCTGTCGCGCTGCCGGGTTTTCGGCCGTGGCGTGGTTGCCTGCTGAGTAGCATTTTTGCGATCGCGGCGATCCTGCTGTTTGCGATGCCTTCCGTGGGTCAGATCGATGACCGGGAGAACGAAACGCTGGAGAAATGGCTGGCCCAGCGGAACCTCGACAGCCTGTTGCTCGAACAGCTGGAATCGCGGCTCGAATCGACCAGCAACGCTGCCTCCCGCGAGGAAATTGCCAAACGGCTGGCGGAACTTTACGGCAACAGACTGCTTTCGCCCGATGGCGACCCGCAACAATTGCTCAAGCGAACTCGTGAGCTGATCGCTTTGTATCCGCGCTTCGAAACAGGTCGCTTGCGCGTGGCGATTCTGCATGCAAGATACATCGAATCCGAAAAACTGTTTCGCCAGCGAATCCAAACCGGTGGCCAGTTCGAGAAACAGGTTCAGCTGGAGTCCGTTCTGCAGACACTCCACGAGGACCTTTCCGGTGCGCTCACGGCGCTGATGCGACGATCGGAGGAACTGTTTGCTGCCGGGCAACTCAGCCGCGATCAAAGGAACCTCGAATCGGAACGGCAAACGATTGAAGCTGAAGCACTACACTGCCAGTTCCTTGCCGGATGGAGTGGTTACTTCCTTGCGATGTTGCGGCAGGACGAACAGGAAGAGCTTCTGGATCAGGCCGAAGTTCGATTTCGCGAGTTCTTGCAACTCGACCCACAAACATTGCTCAGCGATTACGATTCGCGCTGGTTTGACTTTCAATCCGCGTGGCATGTTCGCGCGATCGCCGGCCTCGCAGCGATCGAAGCGGCTCGCGACAATCAGGCTCAATCGCTGTACCTCTACAAATTGATCGAGTCGAACGCCGTCAGCCGCGAAAGTCGCGAAGCGGTAATTCGATTCCGGTTTCTGGGCAACTGTTATTGCGGCAAATACGAGTTGGCGACCAATGTTGTCCGTGACCGAAAACGGATTGCTTCGATGTCGAGAGCGGGACGAATCCGGTTGTGGTTGACGGTGATGGAAACCACCGAAAGCGCTGGCACGCCCGAGTTGCGAACGTTGGCGTTGGCCGGGTTAACGCGGAATATGGCTGGTGAACTCTTGGTGGCAGAGATCGAGAAAAGCGATGTTGCCGCGAACGAGGACTCGTTCGAATCCCGTTGGGTGTCTGGGTACGCGGAGTTCTGGAAGTCGGAAAATGGGGAGCCGCAGGCGGCTGAGAAAGCTCACGAACTATTGCAGCAGGCCGTGTCGCTGGGGGTGGAGAACGGAGATGCGGACGACGTCGCGCGTTGCCGATATTTGCTGGCGTGGCTGATGCTAAAACAGAATCAAACGGCCGACGCGATTTCTGTTTTCGCTCAGGTGGCTCAACAATTGGCCTCCGCGGATCCCCGGTTGGCCAGCGAATCAGCGTGGTTGGCTGCAAAGTCGTCCGTGCGTTTGGGAGGCCGCGATCCCGGAAAACTGAACGACGCCTGGAATCGGCTGGAGCGGTTTGTGCGCACGTGGCCTGATTCGCCGCACGCCAACAGAGCAAATTTTGAAAAGCTTAAAATCGAGTTGCGATCGATGCAGCCAGCCGATGCGATTCGGCGATTGCAGGACTTCCCGCCCGGTGACGAAAATTATGCTGCCGCGTTGTTGGAAAAAGCTGCCCAGCACTATCGACTTTGGCAGAATCAGGCTGACGATCCAGAAACGTTTGCCCGATTTCAGGAGTCATGCGAAGACGTGAACTCAAGCCGGGAAACCACCGCCGGGCAAAAACTTCGAGCCAGCTTTTTCATGATCGATGCAGCGCTGCGGAAGCCTCCGTTGGAGCTTGCGAGTCTGGATTTGATTCTCGCACGTTGTGAACTGTTGTTGGATCAAGTCGAAGATCCCGAGATCGCTGCAGCGGAATTGCTGTACTATCGGATGCAGATTGCGAACCAAAAACGCGATGTCGAAGCGTCCTTCGAAGCGGCGTCACGGCTCGCCGACATCGGCAAGGAGACACGATTCGAACTACCTGCCTTGATTCAGTTGGCTCAGCATTTGGATGCACGGCTTAAACAGGTCGCCGGAACAAATGGTGATCCATCGGCGGTCGCGGATCTGGTTTCCGAAGCCGTCACAACCTATCAGCGATTGTCGAATCGCCTCGGTCGAAAATCGGAGACGCTGAAATCTTCCGCCAACGCCAGAGTCGCATTGTCGAGGCTGGGTGAGCTGCATCAACGAGCCGGAGATTCGCGTGAAAGCGAACGGATTTTCGAGCAGCTGCTCGGCCAGTTTCCTGGCAACGCGAACTACTTGCGGAATCTGGCGATTGCAAAAGGGAGCCTCGATCGTTCCTCTGCAAAAGAGCTTTGGCAGCGACTCGCGAACGGTAGCCAAGCCGGTTCGGATTTGTGGTTCGAGGCAAAACTCGAACTGGCGAAAAATCTCTCTTCACTGGACCGCGATGCCGCCTCAAAACTATTGCGACAAACGTTGCAGCTTGGTGGCGATGTGCCGCCGCATTGGCAGCGATCATACGATGCCATGATCGAACAGCTTGGCTCCGAGGGAGATCGTTGATGTCCCAGAGCGACGACAATCTTCAGCCACCAAATTCCTCAGAACAGAACCAGGGTGGCGGTCCGCGCGATTCGCGATTGCAAACGTTTCTTCGTCAGGCGAGTGCAATCATCGCCGCGGAGAAAGGGCTCAATAATGCGGCCAAGGCCAAGCTGGACGATCTTGCCGGCCGACTTCATTTGCCAGATGAACTGTTCGAAGCCGGTTTGCTTCAGCTGCAGGATTCGAATTCGCCAATCGGTGATCTGACGGACTACGAACAGGCTTTTCTCGATTTTTTGGTCCGCGAGTTCAGCCAAAAACCCAAGGGCACCGTGCTCTCGATTTCGATCGAAGAAAAAGCAATCAAGCACGCTGAAGACCGGTTTGGGATTTCGGCGCATCGCGCCGAGCAACTGTTTGACTATCAGGCTCAGGAATCCGGCATCGGGCGGCTGTCACGAACCGACGCGAAAGATTTCGGTCAGCAGATGATTCTTGATTTGATCGGCGACCAAACCACGATTGACGAAAAAGTCTCGAAGCGAATTTTCAAGATTGGAAAGCGTTGGGGTTGGGCTCGCGAAGACGTCGAAAACCTGGTTAAAGATCGGATCGCGGACAATGAAAAGGTCGTCAGACAGCAGCGGAGACGTCCGTTAATTCTCGGGTTGGCGTCTCTTGCGTGCATCGCCCTGATCGGGCTGGCATCGTATTGGCTATTTGAAAATCGGGAGTCCATTTTTGGGAAACCGAAGCCAAAAAATGATCCTGTTTCGGTTGCTCGGACCTCCGAACCCGTCCCAGACGAAGGTGTATCGAGAACAAAGCTGGAACTTGCTTTCCCGGAATTTGCTGACTCACTTTCGTCAGAAGATTCGACGACCCGTATCGCGGCAATCGAAGATGTTGTCGATCGGATGCTTACGGAAGAGACAGCGAACGACGAACAGATCCAGGCGGTTGCCAGTTGGTACTATCAGGAAACAGATTCAAAGGTTGCTGGACGGTTTGTTCAATCGCTTGGTGCCGCAATGGCGGTTGAGCCCAAATCGAATCGGAACGGTGCTTTAGAGTCGCCTTATCGTGCGGCATCGCTGGCTTGTGCCGTTTTGCAGTCGGCATCGGAATATGAAGCTGAAAATTCCAAACAGCGTGCCGATTCGTTACACCGCGTTGTTTCCAGCAGATTGGACGGTGCGGTCGAGGTCGCTGACGTCGATGCGGAACAGGTAGCAACTTCGATTGCGGCGAGTCAGTGGAACCAGTTGATCCAGAATTCGTGGCAGTCGCCCGGCCGCAGCTCTATTTTGATCGAGGCTTTGACCACGATCACAAAGCCTTACCTGACGGAAGGTGAGTTGCAACAATTTGCCAGACGCAGTGTTCGCACGATCCTGCTGGCGGACAGATCACAATGGCAGAATATGAAGTCGGCAATCGCGACCGCAATTGAGTCTGCGGATGAAGTTCAGCGAATCGAGTGGATCGAACTGTGGCTCGACGACTTCGGTGGCGGCACGGGCTTTCGAGAGTTCGCGGGCCCGCTTTTGATTGACGGTAGCGATCGGACAACAGATTCGGTTGTGCGAGTTGACGAGTCTGTTTTGCGTGCGGAGGTGGCGGACTGGAGAAATCGGCGGCTTCGCCCTGCTCTTTTACGACATCAGAAGATCGACGAAACGATCGACCGACTTCGCCCGCGTTTCGCGACCGTGGCCGAATCCAATGCGACGCCGGATTTGATTTTTCAGGCGGCTTCGTTGGCGAACCTGTGCCTCGAAGCAAAATCGATCACCGAATCAGGTCGGGCTGGAGATGAGTCCGCGTGGAGCGATGTGGATCTGCGACTGGAGCGGCTCGATTCGCGCCTTCGCGATTTCGTTTTTCTCGATGCCAAAGAGAGTCGTCCTCGCGTTTCGTCGGCTGGATTCGATACCACGATGCGAGACCGAACGATCGCCGCGTTTGGCGATTTGTCAGAGGGCAACCAGGCGAAACGGTTGGCTGCGATCGAAAGACTGCCGGGACTCGTGGCGAAATTCGAATCGATACCCCAACCGATGGCATCGTCACTGGCAAAGTATTTGTTGTCGCCAATCGAGCCCGACGAGTGGTTGCAAGCTCAACGTGTCGTTCCGGAAATCGCGAACTGGCACGAAGTCGTCCTGGCATTGGCCGATCAACTTCCAGAATCGTCGGCTTCAATTGATCAGGTCCTGACCATGTACAGTGTCCTGACCGACGGGCCATGGGAAGAAGTCGTTGGCGAAACCTGGAAGGAAGACATGAGCCTGAGTTTGCTCAAACTTGCACGCGATTCATTGCTGGCCGATGAAGCCGTCGATCCTGACTCGTCGGATAGCGACTGGATTCGCCTGGAGAAATTTTTGCAGACGGCCTACTATCGTCGTCTTTCGTTGCTCGATCCAGAAGCGCCAGGAACCAACCGGTCCGTGATTGGCAACGCCCGGCAATGCGTTCGTGCAGTTGCAGCGAATTCCGAGTCCGTGGATCGTGCCATTCGTCTGATCGAAGAAAGTACTGACAACGAGATTGAGGAGATCGTTCTGTTGAACCAGTTGTTGGCACGTAGCTCAAATGCGAAAACGCCGGGAGGCCAATCGGTTGGACTGCAGTTGTTTGCGAGTGAACTTCGCCTGTTACAACATTGGAATCAGGATCGCTTGCTGCAATTGAATGGGGTCATCGATGAGAACTAGAAGCCCTCTCCAATACGCAACAGCGATTCTCGAGCAGCAGCTACGATCAGGATGGGTTGTGCTTGCGTGGCTTTGCGTCGCGACGTTTGCTATGTTTGCAGCGAACGCTCGCGAGGTCGATGCTGACGCGATTTGGCTGGTCGACAATGAAGCACCGATTTTTGGCATCGTCGAATCTTCCGGCGCCGACAGCATCCGGTTTCGCCACACCACAGACGGAACTAACTTCGACACGCAAACGATCGAGCGGTCCGCGATCGAGACGATTGTGGTCAACTTTGATGCGCCGCGACTTGAATCGCTGGCTCATGGAGATTGGCAGGCGTGGCAGGACTACGCCGAAGAGCTTGCTTCGCAAAAGCGAGATCCGGTCGCCAGAAATTTGGCGATAAAACTGTTGATCGTTGTCGCTGGCAACTCGCAAGACGATCAGGATCGCGAGGCCGCTTTGACGGATTTGATTGCTCTGGCTAGAGACGACGATGAACGAACGCGCTTTCATCGGCTTCGGTATCTGGAAACCGGAATCGAAGAAGCCACAATCCAAACGGACTCGCAAACTCCGATCCCGAATGCCGTCGATCGAATCGCTGCGGCTCAGCTGGTGCAATCAATTCGATTGGGACGAGACGTGCAAGGATTGTCGAGCGACGCCAACCTACAGAAAGCAGTTACCGCGGTTGAGCACATTTGTTCGTGGCAGGAACTGGTGCAATTTTCAAGGTCGAATCGCATCGGCAGCGCGGGGATTCGACGTCTGGTCGCGTTGGAATACGAGCTGCGTTCGGCGAAAGACCCGGCGACCGCGGCGGGAGAAAATGAGACGTCCTGGCATCAATTGGCGGATCGCATTGGTAGCTCTTCGCTGTTGTTGCCCACGATCGAAACAGTGACCGAGTTTGATCCGCAAGCAACGCGTTTCGATAACGGGCAATGGAAGTAGGCAACCGGGTTTCGCGTTTCAAGTTTCTTTCCGTTGCGACGCGTATTGATCGGAAACGTTCAACGATTGTTTTTGTTTCTGGCCTTGAACGCGTCCTTACGCTTTTTGTCGCGAGCCTGTTTCTTCTCAGCCTTTTCCGCTTTGGCCTTTTCCAGTTCCACCAATTCACGCTCGACCATGTCAGGCGTTTCCATCGTAATCGGACCGAGTTTTCCTGAGCGAAACTCGGTGATCAGGATTCGCGACACTCGTTCGTAGTTCACCACCGCGTTCTTTCCCAGGCATCCGCGTTTGTGACCGATGGCATCGAATAGCTCCACGATGTCATTGGGAATCGAATCGAAACCATAACGCTCGACCAGTCGATCAGGATACTGTTCAAGCAGGAACTTCCCTGCGAAGGCCGCGACCTCTTCATAGTCCAGCGCCGTGTCCTTCACCGATCCAACCGACGCGAGACGAAAGCCGCTGTGGCGATTCTCTACGTTCGGCCACAACATGCCTGGCGTATCAAAAAGCGAAATCCCCTGCCCGATATTGATTCGTTGTTGGCTCTTGGTGACGGCAGGTTCGTTGCCCGTTTTTGCAATCGTGCGCCCGGCCAGCTTGTTGATCAACGTCGACTTGCCAACGTTCGGTACACCGACGACCATCGATTTGACGAACTCCTGATTCGGAATCATCTTCAGGCAAATTTGCTTGATGCCCAGGATCTGCGGAATGTTTTCGATTGAAATTGGTTTGGCACGAACGCCCTTTTGTCTTTCAAACCACTCCTGCCACAGCTTCGTTCGCTCTGGATCCGCCAGGTCCGACTTGGCCAACACTTTCAACACTGGTTTGTCACCGCGGAGTTCCTCCAGCATTGGATTCTGGCTGCTGAACGGAATCCTCGCATCGAGAACTTCGATCACCATGTGGACTTTGGGCAGTCCATCGCGAAACTGATTCCGAGCCTTGTTCATGTGCCCGGGGAACCACTGAATTTTTTCGCTCATGGATGTCGTGTGGAGAAAGTCAACTACTCGCTTCCGAACTGTACCTGCAACCAGTCGTGCATTTCAATGCCTTCGGGAAGCTCGCCAAAATAGCGCAGATCCGTGTCGTCAGCATACCATTTAAGCACATCCAGTCCACGCTCAGTCGCTTTGCGAAACTCCTTTCGAGCACGGTCCAGCGATTCGAGCCGTAGCGATTCGTCGTCCTCGCTACGAGAGTCCGCTTCCATTTTTCCGATCTTGCAGGCAATCATCAAGTACTCCTTCGCGGCCATGGCCACCGTGTGTGTGTCGTCGGGACGTATGAACTGGACCATGTCAGACACTTTTTCCATCGCGAATTCGAACCGTTTCGCAGCACTGTGAACACGCGCCAACTGAACCAGCCCCTGAACGGCCCGGAACTTGTAGCGAGGATTTCGCGGATCGATCTCAATTGCTGCAAGATGATATTCAAACGCCTGGTCATGCAATTCCGTGGCTTCGTCGATCCGGCCAAGTTCACGCAACACTGATCCGACTCCGTTCATCGCCAGCGCACAGTTGCTCTTCAAATGTGGCGTCGTCGGATTGGCGGCGCTGATGCGCGAGCGGACTTCCACCGCTTTTTGTCGCGCTGCCAGAGCCAGATCCAGTTTGTTCTGATGTTGATAAACGCTGCCCAGATTCAACATCGCGCGACCGAGTCCGTCCTGATATTCGATGACCAAAGGATCCTGCCGCGTGAGAATTTCATACTGCGTTTTCGAAAGTTGATACAACTCTGCGGCCCGATCAAGATCCAGTTCCGAATTGACGTTCGCGTAGAAAAATCCAATTGAGTTCGCGATCGAGCCGAGCGTTCGCCGGGCATCGCGATCGTCAGGGTGTCGTTCGACCAGAGGTTCCAGGATGGAAACGGCTTCATCGTAGGACGCTATCGCCTTTTCCGTTTGCTGCATTTTCCGATAGATGATGCCGAGGTCACGACACGTGTCGGCAAGGTGCAGCGCCGACCGCAGGTTTTCAGAATTCTGGAGCGTCAACTCCTTTCGCAGCGCGTATGCCTGCATGTAATTTTTAAACGAGCGATCTGTCCGACCCGTACTGCGATCAAGCGTCTCATAGGTCAGCCCCATGATCTGATAATGCGTCGCCAGCTTGGAACGTGTTTCCATCGAATCGGGAAAACGAGCGCTCACATCCTGCAGCACGGTGATCGAATCCTGCAACGATTGCAACGACGCCTCGATGTCGCTTCTTTGCAGGATGCGAGTCTTGATCCCGTAAGCTTCCGCGAGTTCCAACGCGGTCCGTGGATCGTCCGGGTCGAGTTCGTTCAGCTCCAGAAAGATGGCGATTGCCTCCTCGCACGTCTCCAACAATACTGGATTCGCATTGTAAGAACCTTCAATCTGCACCAGCCTCAACAGTGCCTTGCCGGTTTCGAGGCGCAGCGACTCGTCGTTCGCATACTGTTCCGAAAAGTTTCGATAGTAGTCTGCGGCTTCCTGCATCAGCTCCTTGCGAAGCGGTTGAAGTCCGGGCTCTTGCAGCAAACGCTGCTCGCTGATGATCGTGTAAAACTTGTCCACGCTTTCGCGAGCCTCACGGAAATGCTGATCCGCCCGTTCGTTCTGAAGTTTGGCTTCCGTAAGATTCGCTTTCGCCTCCGCGAGCGCCGATTCTGTTTGCCGCCATTGCCACGTGATGCCAGCGATCCCTGCGATCAGACTCAA is part of the Mariniblastus fucicola genome and harbors:
- a CDS encoding ExbD/TolR family protein, which gives rise to MKLNSRHRQNHRRLELSMTSMIDVVFLLLIFFLVTTTFVRPERQLLSAIQSNEREAAKQETLLEPALVDVRKTGDKVVYRIGAITTDNVSEVKRVLQGFENKSEGAWVRVEDDVPFEFAAQAVGACRAAGFSAVAWLPAE
- a CDS encoding ExbD/TolR family protein, with the translated sequence MKLSRTRPHHTLAFNMTPMIDIVFLLIIFFMTVSQITRTVDHPVELPRVVEGASESKTATVTINLNEKGSVIVAGKVLSQQEVVTAIQAQLEKMDNDPDRIRIQIRCDRNCLSKFVNQLVNRLSTMGFRKVRCAVADQ
- a CDS encoding tetratricopeptide repeat protein, which codes for MSSRLRLSEPVALPGFRPWRGCLLSSIFAIAAILLFAMPSVGQIDDRENETLEKWLAQRNLDSLLLEQLESRLESTSNAASREEIAKRLAELYGNRLLSPDGDPQQLLKRTRELIALYPRFETGRLRVAILHARYIESEKLFRQRIQTGGQFEKQVQLESVLQTLHEDLSGALTALMRRSEELFAAGQLSRDQRNLESERQTIEAEALHCQFLAGWSGYFLAMLRQDEQEELLDQAEVRFREFLQLDPQTLLSDYDSRWFDFQSAWHVRAIAGLAAIEAARDNQAQSLYLYKLIESNAVSRESREAVIRFRFLGNCYCGKYELATNVVRDRKRIASMSRAGRIRLWLTVMETTESAGTPELRTLALAGLTRNMAGELLVAEIEKSDVAANEDSFESRWVSGYAEFWKSENGEPQAAEKAHELLQQAVSLGVENGDADDVARCRYLLAWLMLKQNQTADAISVFAQVAQQLASADPRLASESAWLAAKSSVRLGGRDPGKLNDAWNRLERFVRTWPDSPHANRANFEKLKIELRSMQPADAIRRLQDFPPGDENYAAALLEKAAQHYRLWQNQADDPETFARFQESCEDVNSSRETTAGQKLRASFFMIDAALRKPPLELASLDLILARCELLLDQVEDPEIAAAELLYYRMQIANQKRDVEASFEAASRLADIGKETRFELPALIQLAQHLDARLKQVAGTNGDPSAVADLVSEAVTTYQRLSNRLGRKSETLKSSANARVALSRLGELHQRAGDSRESERIFEQLLGQFPGNANYLRNLAIAKGSLDRSSAKELWQRLANGSQAGSDLWFEAKLELAKNLSSLDRDAASKLLRQTLQLGGDVPPHWQRSYDAMIEQLGSEGDR
- the ylqF gene encoding ribosome biogenesis GTPase YlqF; its protein translation is MSEKIQWFPGHMNKARNQFRDGLPKVHMVIEVLDARIPFSSQNPMLEELRGDKPVLKVLAKSDLADPERTKLWQEWFERQKGVRAKPISIENIPQILGIKQICLKMIPNQEFVKSMVVGVPNVGKSTLINKLAGRTIAKTGNEPAVTKSQQRINIGQGISLFDTPGMLWPNVENRHSGFRLASVGSVKDTALDYEEVAAFAGKFLLEQYPDRLVERYGFDSIPNDIVELFDAIGHKRGCLGKNAVVNYERVSRILITEFRSGKLGPITMETPDMVERELVELEKAKAEKAEKKQARDKKRKDAFKARNKNNR
- a CDS encoding MotA/TolQ/ExbB proton channel family protein, whose translation is MNHPAIICIFLLFSCLLGSALNGPALARSISQSSEAADSADASIADSALADSIEGNEKAAPPTILKMLFGGNLLGMAIVFLILLLSVISLFVISDNLWRITSSKLIPDKVLSELEARIMHGDITPAMEMCRQKANYSMSTEIILAGLQRFQSSEFGYAEYRSAVEEAGEDVTGRLYRRIEVLNVIGAIAPMLGLTGTVIGMIEAFTTIASLEGMARPQELAGGIGQALITTLLGLLVAIPTMVAYSYFRNRIDSIVAEAGKRIEQVMMPLGRKKPGDTSGRKKSK
- a CDS encoding serine/threonine-protein kinase — translated: MRQDKSQAELTSFEDLADRFTEEIRSGKRPRIEDYAEHNPIHATAIHRLFPVLEMMEQRGTPVEDLSESGLLEAENLQLNLDPAIRQLGDYRIVREIGRGGMGIVFEAEQESLGRRVALKLLPNSAQFDERRQQRFQQEAQASAKLQHPNIVNVFGVGCQEDTSYFVMQFIDGHPLNSVLKEVSRIRTGGLDATVALANAEVATLATNLQQNDLSDDSSPSSFRDPTEEPNAMPESGLASGDESSISASRSFATNANPKAWWRNIAQTGLQVASALEHAHEKRILHRDIKPANLMMDHSGNVWVTDFGLAKHFESNDLTRTGEVVGTLRYMSPEQLNGKADERSDIFGLGLTLYEMAALRPAYFASDRNDLMKQALEASPPRLRTIDRHIPRDLETIIHKCIAAEPKRRYHSASDVKDDLRRLLSGEPVLARRINFIERTAKWCRRRPVIAGLCIALALSLIAGIAGITWQWRQTESALAEAKANLTEAKLQNERADQHFREARESVDKFYTIISEQRLLQEPGLQPLRKELMQEAADYYRNFSEQYANDESLRLETGKALLRLVQIEGSYNANPVLLETCEEAIAIFLELNELDPDDPRTALELAEAYGIKTRILQRSDIEASLQSLQDSITVLQDVSARFPDSMETRSKLATHYQIMGLTYETLDRSTGRTDRSFKNYMQAYALRKELTLQNSENLRSALHLADTCRDLGIIYRKMQQTEKAIASYDEAVSILEPLVERHPDDRDARRTLGSIANSIGFFYANVNSELDLDRAAELYQLSKTQYEILTRQDPLVIEYQDGLGRAMLNLGSVYQHQNKLDLALAARQKAVEVRSRISAANPTTPHLKSNCALAMNGVGSVLRELGRIDEATELHDQAFEYHLAAIEIDPRNPRYKFRAVQGLVQLARVHSAAKRFEFAMEKVSDMVQFIRPDDTHTVAMAAKEYLMIACKIGKMEADSRSEDDESLRLESLDRARKEFRKATERGLDVLKWYADDTDLRYFGELPEGIEMHDWLQVQFGSE